A stretch of DNA from Lotus japonicus ecotype B-129 chromosome 4, LjGifu_v1.2:
TCCTATTATATTGTTGCTTTCTCCCATTTTCGTGGCGTTTATCTAACTGACTCATctgaaagagaagagaagagaaaatgtTGAGAGTCAGCGCAAAGAGGGTTTTCGGAACGGCGTCGCAGGCCATTAGGGTTCCGGCGCGGTTCTACCACGAGAGGGTGGTCGATCACTACGAGAACCCCCGCAACGTCGGCTCCTTCGACAAGAATGACCCCACCGTCGGCACCGGTTTGGTCGGAGCACCGGCCTGCGGCGACGTCATGAAACTCCAAATCAAGATCGACGATTCCACCGGAAAGATCACCGACGCTTGCTTCAAGACGTTCGGCTGCGGCTCCGCCATCGCTTCTTCCTCCGTCGGTAATTAAGCTAAGCCTCTGTTTTGTGAATCAATTATTGAAAATCTGCTTTTTTCTGTTTCTGATTTTTGTGTTTCTGTTCTCGTTTGTATTCAGCTACTGAATGGGTGAAAGGAAAACACATGGAGGAAGTTTTGACCATTAAGAACACGTATGTAATTTATCTTGCAGTTATCTGTGTTACCTCAATCTCCTACATTTTTGGAGTATTTTGGATTGTGTTTTGTTCTTTAATAGCACATCACATATATGTTCTGTTCTGCTTGTTGTTTCCTTCCTATATAGTATAGATTATCTTTGGTTACAGGTTAATTATTTCAGAATTACTAGTATGTATCTTCtgctgtttttgttttgttaatcACTTTTGCTAGCTCTAGTAGGGTTAACTACCACATCGATTAGAGCTATTGTCAAAATAATCCTTTAGAGAAATCCTCACCTAGAGCTAGTTTTGGTGGTAGAATTAGGTTGTCTAAGTATGCGTTTGGATTTCGAATGAGCTCAACGTGGGTCGTTGAGCTTGACGTGGCAAAATTCTGCTTCTCTGATCCATATTAAACTACGTGACAAATTTTAGCTTCTCCATTGATACCTTGTGATATGTTAAATCACGTAGCGTTTATACCAATGTCATACCAAACATACACTAAACCTAGATAATTACCACATTGATTAGAGATATTGCCAAAATAATCCTTTAGAGAATCCTCACCTAGAGCTAGCTTTGGCGGTAGAAGTAGGTCTAAGGTAGATTAGGTCTAAGTATGTGTTTGGATTTCGATTGAACTCAACGTGGCAAAATTCTGCTTTTCTGATCCATGTTAAACTCAATGTCACAAATTTAGCTTCTCCATTGATACCTTGTGATATGTTAAATCCTGTAGCGTTTATACTAATGTCATACCAAACATACACTAAACCTGAATTTTAAGATGGCACCAGAGCCTATCATAAAACTGTTTTGTTGTGTCGCCGCGTGCAAATTTCGCCCTCCAAATGTCTGCCTGTGAGCGGTGTGTTATAAGGTTCCACATTGACTATAGATATGACCCAAATAGTTCTTATAAATGGTAGAGCGATTCTCATCTGGAACTAGTTTTTTGGTAGAGTTAGGGGCGCCTGAATTCTGATTAGTAGATAAGTTGTTTCTGGCTTAGGTTATCCTTTTCTTCATGGTCagtgttttgaattttttggaGTGACCAATGTTTGATGTTCTGCAGTGAAATTGCCAAGCATCTTTCTCTTCCACCAGTTAAGCTCCATTGCAGCATGCTTGCTGAAGATGCCATTAAAGCAGCTGTGAAGGACTATGAAGCTAAACGTGCCATGGCAGGAGCGGCAACAACTGAACAGAAGGCTGCCACTGCTTGATTTCTTCCATGATGACGATAACAACAGTTTGTTTGGGTTTGTAATATGTTAATCAGCTGTAGTATACAACACTTTCACTTCAGATGTTTGGTTGGAGCAGCTAGtctgctagattttgttagcaTTTTGTGGAGTAAATGCTTGTGAAGCTGGCTATGGTTTGTTATCTGTTTGCTTTGCTTTGTGCTTAGCAGGATTGCAGGACACAAATCATGTTTATAAGTTCCACAATACAATGAGTGAAGTGAACAGTATTTTGTTTTCCACAATGAATGTTGCCTTGTTTGTATTGTTTTTATCTTTAGTAGATTTGTTTGTTGCCAAACTTTGTATCTTAGAATGAAATTATGGTCTGTCCTGGGTTAGTTGCATCTGAGTGGTCTATTTGTTGGCTCGGGTGCAGGTGCATGCCATTGCCATGGGATGGCGCTGAAGAATGTGATAAACATAAACCAGAAATGTCATATGACCAGATTAAAAAATAGCCAAAAGTCTAACTAGAGATGAGTGTTGCATTTGGATGGAATAAAGTGTACATGATTACTTATTTATTTCTCAGTCTTTCATTCGAAACTGTGGTTAAAAGTTATAGTTGTTCAGCATTTTTGCAAATATTAATGTGTGAGGGAACCGAATCTGGCATAGGTTGCCAGCGGAAGAAagagggaaaaagaaaatgaaagctACATAATACCAGCAGCCCCATGATGAATGTGGAATTGTTTTAGAACAAGTTGTACACAACCAGGcataaaaaaattcttcttGTTTACTAGTCGACTAAACTAGAGGTGATTGTTGCCTTTTAGTAGAATATCTCACAAGGTAAAGTAGCGTAGAATCAGATGCCAAAGATAAAGACACGGCCTAGAAGTCTAGCACCATCCATATAACCAAAGTGCTATTCCACTTTTCTTTTACAGTCAGAAACGATGTTATATTTGTTCCATTTTCAAATAAGACATTAGGAGAGCGTGTTCCAGTAGGAGAGTGTGATTGGAACTTGGAAGAGTGTATCTCTATCATTCTTTAAGGAAAAGGTCATACAAGTCGGTCTTTGGAGTATGCCAGAGTGAAAGATTCATAGTTCCATACCATTAGCACATGAATGCAATGCATTTAATTTCAGGAAAATGTAAGTTCAAGAGAAGTGGAAAGAACTATATGATGTACATGGGGTTTCTGTGTGTCATAACTCATAACTGTTAATGTCATAATCATAACACAAATGAACACCACCCCAATCAAATACATCATTCAGACCTTATTagaaaaacataacaaaaatgATTGATTAGACCATAACAGATTAACCCGATGATTCGGTCTAGGCAGTCTTCTTATCTTGCAAAATATCCAACAAAAAGTTGGTGAAAAAGGGCTCATAATCAGGCAACTTAGCATACCCAGGAAAGTAATTGATATCAATCACAAGATACCTCCTCTGATCTCTCCCATCTCTAATCAAATCAACATTGAAAAGATGAAGCCCCAATGCCTCCCTCAAACCTCTCCCCAACTCCTCCACCAAACCCTCACTAGGCATTTCAACTTCACCATTCTCAACCGCACCGCCAccaccttcctcactcaaattCGACACCTGAGAAAACGGCACCGACCCCTTCAGCATCCTCAGCTTCTCCTCCGAAATATCAGGCAAAGACTTGCGCTTCACGCAAATCACGCGCTGCCCAGCAACGTAGACCTTGAAAACAACCCCGCCGTGGTTCACAAACTCCTGCAGCACCACCGGAGCAGTCAACGCGTTGACCCCGTCACGGTCAAACACCAAACAGAGCTGGTGTGACCCATCGGTGCCGTTCGCCGCCACCGGCTTCGCGATGACAGGAAATCGCAGACCCATTTCCTCGATTTCGTCAAACCTGAAGGCTTTCGGGTCATTCACCACCACCTGCTTCGGAACCCCGACGGTGGCGTTTTCCGGTGAAATTCGCAATTTCAAGTGGGTCGCTGATTCGAGCATGGAAACTCGGTTGTGAAGCTGGTCCACCGACTCAGGAGGGTCGATGATGATGGTGTTGGGATTCTCAGCTGAGAATTGTTGTAGCTGTTTCCTCCATTGTTGGGTGTAGAGTTTGTGGATGATGCAGTGGAAAGGGGCTTGTGAGTGTAATGGTGTGGTGGGATCGATTTGAACGAGGTCGATGCCGTGTTGTTTGGCGTGGTTGAGAAGGGAGGGTTGAAGGAAGCTTTCGAATTTCTTGGGTTCGAGAGCATAGCCAACACGATACCTCTGTGTGGTTGCTTCAGAATCAGACATGTCTGTTTTGTTGTTCTTCTTGTTCTGGTAATCTCAGTGTTGTGATATTGGATTTATAGAGACAAAGTTGAAAATGACTTCATTGTACCATGGTGTGAAACCATTATAATATTGTTTTTtggttgaaatttgaaatcaattGCTAAAGTTAAAGTTAAGGATCAATCTTATTTATTGATAGTCTCCCTATCTTCCAAAACTATTCTAGTTTAAGGTTTTTgcacaaagtttaagagtttattaactgatgttataatttgattgaaacatccttatttaatatgaaagagagaaTACAATTTATTGGTTAACTAATTGGTGATAAttgtgattggtgaaaataagatgTGATACTTGGGAAATACAATATTAAATAAGGGCATGGGTTGAAGAGAATTAGATAAAGTGCTTTGaatatgtaaaacaacaatggttttggaacaaaacaaaaaagttaaaactacaatagttttggaacggagcgATTAATATTCTAGGTAGGTCAAATTTATAATAAAGATATTGAGGGAGTTGTTTTTTAATATCTTTTCATTTTGAATTGTTCTTATGACGAGGATATTCGTTATTGAAATGTAGGGGATTCGATTCAATGGCAGACATATTGTCATGCTTTCTCTTTTATATTCTTAGCTTTTCTAGTAGTCAATTAATATATTAGAAGATTGAAGGCTGCTTCTTGAAAATCAACATGGTATAAGAGTCATTAGTATATCATTCTCATGTGACCAAATATGGCCCAACCAATCATGGAATGGTAGACAAGTCTCATATTTACATGTCACAAACTTGATGGGAAAACTACCTTCAATGGTTTCAATCTGTCAAGACGTTAATATGCGGTAAGGGCAAGGAGGATTACCTCACCGGAAAGGCTACAACCGCAGCCAAAAAGGAATCCACCTAATAGGGGTGGAAAGTGGAGAACAACATGGTCATATTATAGCTGATCAACTCTATGAACAATAACATAAGAGATAATTTTCTACTCTATGAATTTGTAAATGATATGTGGGATACAACAAAGGTGGTGTATTCAATCAATGAAAATACTATCAATCTTTTCAAAATCAAGTTTTCTTCATGACTTGTGTTAAACCGATATCTCAGTAACTCAATACTTTAATATCCTCGCTCGATATTAGCAGTAATTGAACATGTATGAGACTCATAGCCAAGAGTTCCCAACTGATGGTGCTAAATAGTAGTAAATACAAAAAGATTGATAAAAATATAGGGATTTACAAATTCCTAAATGGTTTGAATAGGGATATTTATGAAGTTTTGAGGTAGAACATTCAAAACTAAATCTCTTCCCTCACTTCGAGAAATCTTTTCTGATGTGTGTCATTAAGAAAGTAGAAAGAAGTTAATGATGGGGTCTTCAAATCTCCATCATGAGATTGAAACTTCTGCCCTTGTTTCACGAGGTATTCAACGTCTAGGTTACAAGAGAAGCATTGATGTGAAGTGTGCCCAAAGCCTAGACACACTTAAGACATTTGTTGGAAGATTCATGGAAAACCAGTCAACAAACTGGAAGCCCAAATATCCATTAGAAACCAATAATGAGGATAAATCATCACTCAAACCCACACTTTACAAATAATGAGCAAATGGAGTTTCTATGAAAAATGATTGGCCatcaaattataaattatatctcAAGTTTCAACTAAATGTTTTAGGAAATAGTGTAGTTCCCCAAACGGGTAATTATTCCACAACTATGAACACTCAAGTGCAGAAACACAGCTCATAGATAGACTTTGGTGCATCAAATCATATCACTGGTAAATGGTAATGTGAAATTATTAAATACCTACATATTTAATTCTGAGAATTTGATGGTTCACATTGCTGATGGGTCTTTATCAAAAGTTGTAGGAATAGGATCCATAACTTGCTGAAAACTTGAGCTCTCTCAGTACCTAACATGTAACTCGCTATATGTTAGCAAACCTGCCAAGGATTTGAATTTTGTCACTCATTTCTTCTCAAATCGTTGTTAATTTCAGGATTTAGAATCAGGGAAAATAATACTAACTTCGAGGGGAATACAAAGGTTTTGCTCATATCATACATAACGTTGACAGCACAGCACTTCTCTGCAGTCTCTTAATCACTAATTTTCTTTCATTCCAAGGCTCAATAAACATTTCTGGATCACATGAAAGAATAACATACTGAAAGAATTACAGCTGCTCACCTTATATTCAATTGAAAGTATAATTTGGGCCTAAAATGACATCGAGATTCCAAAATTGGAAAGAACCAGAACAGCTCTTCCATCTATCAATAAACATATGTATACTGAGAGGATGAAAACACCTATCCTATGCTTACAATGGTATAGATTCAACTTTATTGTAAGCTACATCCTTGGCTTTCTTATGGGAACCGTGTTTTGATTTGTGTGATTTCCTTTTCTTTGCAGTGGTGTTTTCGTTAGTGTGATCTTTCTCCTCGATGACGCCATTTTCTTTGTCTGGAATATCAATTTCAGACagcaatgcctttgattctaaCTGTTGAGTTTGTGGTTCAATGACTGACATTCCTGATAGAACGTAGTCTAACAAAAATGTGCTTCTAACAAGTCTGTCTATCCTGGCGAAGTGTCTCTGACTATAGGGGATAAgaccttcaagaagttcaccAATTCCTTTAATCTGAAATTTTGCATAAAAAATGCCCGTCAAACATGAATTTTCCCCCCTCCAAAACTTGTAAATGACGTACTATATGACAGAAACATCGTAAGAAATGTAATTAACACAAGCCAAAGTCCttgcaaaataaataatatgatgATGATACAGAGGCAAAAATCCCTTGATGCTGGTGTAAAACTGTTAAACTAATGAATAatacttttaatttaaatatttattttccaAAATCAACAATTGAATAAGTATATCCTATATAAAATTCAATTTACATCAGTTAATCATATTATATAAAAACATGCTTTCACCCTACTGCCAAGATGCAGTCAGTTTATATCAAATCGTGCATCAACAGCCAAAAAATATTATCTGTTACTGTGGCAACTATCATATTTATTTCTTATAGATACAATCTGACCAGCAATAAACACAATCCATATCAAACACAGCATATGCAGCTCTCAGTAAAATCAGCAAACATGGGAATCTAAAACTATATTCAGTAATCAGCCCAAGTATTGCAGTCATTATTCATCCCAATATGCAAGAAATGCATGATCAGTTTCACAAAGCTTAAAGAAGTGTTAAAAAAATGGGACCTGAACAATATCTGTTGGAGGGAAGATATTGAAAACTCTGAAAAGCACAAACTGTGCAACATAACAAAGCTTTGGTTTTGTATTCCACTCTCGAACATAGCTAAATAAGGTCCGGAGCTCTTCACTGTCCAATGCCTTGAGTGCTTGGTCAATTTGATTTTCAGCCCCTCCCTTCCTGCAGAAAAATCAGTCAAGGGAATGCCAACAAGATTCAAAcaacaaaaatagaaaaatgcTAACCTGCAAAGTCCTGCAAATAACTCATAAAGCCTATGGGGTCTGCGCAATTTAAATGCAAGTTGGATTGCTTGAGTATAGTTAGCATCTGAGACAGCATTTTCGAGCTCTTGACCTTTCAAAACTTCCTCTTCCTGCATCAACATGAGGAATCAGAATACGCACAAGTGAATTGGGAGAGTTATTTCTTTTACAAAGTATCCTAAAAATTACATATATGCAATGGATAATATATCTGGAGTTTGGAACAAGGTTGAGAATTGAGATTCTTATGGACAATAAAAATTGTGGTAGATTTTCTATTTACAGATATCCTTATTTCCATATTTGCAACAAGGTTGAGATTcttgaaaaaaaatgaatataatgCTCAAATTTTTGACAATTAATCAACTTCTTATAATGTTAACAGACATGTTTCATACACTTGAATTCCAAGATGTGAGAGATCTTGGTCCAACAAATAAAATAGCAATATGTAACATGGATGGAACAATTGTAGCCTGAATCGTAGTCATCATTATATCATGGACAACCATGAAACATGGCCTTTGATTTAACCTCAGGGATATGTGGGCACCAAAAACATATGATCAGCTTAACTGACCTCTTTACGGAAAGCTTCTTCTTTGTCTTCTGCAGTAGAATCAAACCATAAGTTGACAACAGCATCACTGCCACCAGTAGCGAGCATTTCTGTTTTCCTGCCTACAGCCAAGGCCCAAACCTGTAGGCCAAATTTTGTTAGCAAAAGAAAAGGGCAAAGAAACATGAACTCTACCACGTGTCTGGGAAAATTTATTAATGGAATTGAAAACAAATAGTTCAATAGCAATTTTGGAAAAAGTCAATAAAACATGACATCTTGGTATACAACATTCCAGAATCTATCTGATAACTTAAGCAAACTAACTAATTCTTAAGATTCAAACCAGCTGAAGTCTTGAACAATCTTGACAGTTAATCAAAATCACTCAAACAAGTGATGATCATCTATATTATATGTGCTATCCTTGGGAGCAAGACGATAACCAAAAATCACCACTGCCAAATTATTATCTACATCCTTTAAcaaaacaaataatttcaaaaaaaagagtAGGATTCAAACTCTCTAGGGTTCAGAAATAATGGGTGATCAAGGAAAGCATAATTTGAATGTTAAGCAGTCAGCACTGCATGGTAgcatttattaaattttcggGCCAAGGGCTAAATAGGCCCAAGCATAATCTTCTTAAAGATAATAAAAGATTCAAAACTCCACTTCAAAGAAATTAAGCATGCAGCATATTTGAACCACAATTTTccaggcatgtatatatagaaataaaaaaatattatgacattcaagattaaaaaaaatcaaaagaaaatgaggagCATAATTAAGGATCAATGGTTACCTTGTCTTCATGCTGATCATGTGTGGCAACACATTCATTAGTTTTTACGGTCCACAGCTTGACTAAACCATCAGCACCTGAAATATTGAGTGTTAATCACACATCGATCAAACTGctagaaatgaaaaaaataatgagCTACAAATAGCCTCTTACCACATGACACGATTTGTGTCCCACGAGTAACAAACAACGCTCTTAGTACACTTGAAGTGTGTCCTTCAAATGTCTTCAAACATGAACCATCGGATATAGCCCATATTCTTATTGTCTTATCACCAGATGCTGTTACAACACATTGATCAACAGGAGAAAATTCTACAGACCAGATTCCTCTTTTGTGCCCTTTAAATACAACTACTGATACAAGATCTGGAAGTCTCCAAACACAAGCCGTGCGATCCTGATTGGATAcagataataaataaataatagttAACTACTGAAAATTCTataattattcaaaaaaaagaaacggTGAAAGAGAGAAGCCAGTGTCAGTACTCAGTAGTCTCACTCAGGACAAAACCATAGTAAGAAATAGACAACTAAGAtgaaaatatttcttttaaatAATTAGATAAGTTGATTTAAAAGGCCCAAGAAAGCAGCAGGTCATACATAATACCAACCTGAGAACCACTACATACTAAACTATCATTAGGAGCAACAGCTATAGAATTGATATCTTTGTCATGAGCTGCGACAACCGCTTTTGCTTTTAAATTTGTTGGCTCTGTCATATTGTCTGAGAGACCATCCATACTCCACACCTTAAGAGTATGATCACTGATCAACATTGACAAAGATTGATCAGAAATAAATCTGAATAGTATCATCCAAAAGCTAGCAAGTTTATGACCAAAGGATTCAACAGCAAACACTTTAACAAATTAAAACATTCAGTTCATATAAAAGAAAGAACAGGGAAGTCAAATTCTATGTTCGGGGTAAATGATCCCTTGGTAGCAGAATATCTTGCTGAGAGATAAATGCAGATACCTAGCATAGTTGAGTGAAGAACATAGAAAGGGAAGATACTCAAGATTAAAGTCAGCACAAAGTTTATTATATCAATGTTATTGCAGAGACAAGCTGAGGTCAATTCAATAAAACTAGTAACCAAATGAAATTTGCAGGAATTTCCACTTCCATTACCTTTAACCAAACTAGACAACACCACATATAAGTTCGACCATGACATTACTAATATGTAAAATCACATTATCACTGTTGCAGAACAGTGAAACAGACCACAATCAACCTTAACAGCAAAAGGTTCTCAAAAATGCTGTTATCATATCTACTCGAACAATTATCATAATTGGAGCTAAATTGAATGCTATCTTGAAAATCAATATAATAGCAGTGATAGTGATATAACTTACTCACTGCCTCCTTTGTAACATTATATCACTTGAGAATAGATTTAACCCCTAGGCCTAACTCATCTCTCGTTACAATTTTTATGTTCTTTTTAAGTTTATACTTTATAGTAATTGTTTTGTGGCATTAATAGAGTGCATAAGAACAGCCAAGATAAAGGAATTAAAAATGAAGGATAAAAATAGTATCAAATGCGTCAATACAAACCTGCTACCACTAACAAAGAAGTCTCGCTTTCTTTTTGAAAAGGCAATGGCTCCAACAGCTCCCATGTGACCTATACCAACTCCGACGCAACTTGTACTTTCTGAATCCCACAACCTAACCTATACAGCAAGCCGACATTTGTCATGTAATTTCTGATTCCTATACATAAGACTTCAATACATTGCACTATTAGCATACTATGAACTTGATAGAGATAACACATTGAACTGGTGCACCACAAGCATTAATTCCCATAGAAGAAAATCCAAAGTATTAAATGACACCAAAGAGGAAAAAACTTACACTGTTGTCTTTACTTCCAGTTACAATCAGTGTTCTCCCAGAACTTGAAACACAGGTGTCAAGGCACAGAACAATTTCAGTATGTCCAGATAAGACATAGGAACATGACATAGATGCAAGGTCATAAACCCGAACCTGCAAAGATTCAATGGAGTATTACATTAaaaacctaaaccttaaacACTACTCTTGGTGGACGCAAATCCATACAAATTGAAGGGTGGTGAATCAAGGGCTGAACTTTTCACACTCATCAATCATCCAAATCCCAATAACTGGAGTGTCAATgtttacttttaattttttgatgATATCTGTACACATTTAATTTGACAAACTGTAATAgtacaagataaaaaaaaataggacATTTAGTTTGTTTGTGTGATACTATGCAAATCGTTGCACCATACAATTGActgtgattttattttatttttcttttaactagTACAAAAAATTAGGACATATAGTTTGCCTGTATAGTATTATGCAAGTCTTTGAAACAAATTAGTGATTAAGGATCCAATTTTATTCCTTTTTCCTGTTCTTATTCTTACCTTTTTCAATGATACTAGATTCACTAAGAACTAAGATTTAAGAAGGTATGATTAGAAAATATTTGAATTAATATAGAACATGTTGATTGCCTTATCTATATAGAAGATTATGAAATACTGTAAAAAGTTATGGTGACGACAACACCATAATTAGAAATGGAAATTCCAAAAGCACTTCTCACTCTATGCCTTTCAAATGAAAAACCAGCTAAAA
This window harbors:
- the LOC130711211 gene encoding iron-sulfur cluster assembly protein 1-like encodes the protein MLRVSAKRVFGTASQAIRVPARFYHERVVDHYENPRNVGSFDKNDPTVGTGLVGAPACGDVMKLQIKIDDSTGKITDACFKTFGCGSAIASSSVATEWVKGKHMEEVLTIKNTEIAKHLSLPPVKLHCSMLAEDAIKAAVKDYEAKRAMAGAATTEQKAATA
- the LOC130711210 gene encoding inositol-tetrakisphosphate 1-kinase 2-like, encoding MSDSEATTQRYRVGYALEPKKFESFLQPSLLNHAKQHGIDLVQIDPTTPLHSQAPFHCIIHKLYTQQWRKQLQQFSAENPNTIIIDPPESVDQLHNRVSMLESATHLKLRISPENATVGVPKQVVVNDPKAFRFDEIEEMGLRFPVIAKPVAANGTDGSHQLCLVFDRDGVNALTAPVVLQEFVNHGGVVFKVYVAGQRVICVKRKSLPDISEEKLRMLKGSVPFSQVSNLSEEGGGGAVENGEVEMPSEGLVEELGRGLREALGLHLFNVDLIRDGRDQRRYLVIDINYFPGYAKLPDYEPFFTNFLLDILQDKKTA
- the LOC130711186 gene encoding protein TORMOZ EMBRYO DEFECTIVE is translated as MEALRLKSNYRCVPALQQFYTGGPYVVSSDGSFIACACGESIKIVDSANASIRSTLQGDSESVTALALSPDDNLLFSSGHSRQIRVWDLSTLKCVRSWKGHEGPVMCMSCHPSGGLLATGGADRKVLVWDVDGGYCTHFFKGHGGVVSCVMFHPDPEKQLLFSGSDDGGDHATVKVWDISKTKRKNCIASLDNHRSAVTSMAVSEDGWTLLSAGRDKVVSVWDLHDYSNKKTVITNEAVEAVCVIGAGNPFASSLDSYRKNAKKHASSQALYFVTVGERGIVRIWCSESAVCIFEQKASDVTASIDEDGSQRGFTSAVMVTSKQELLCVTADQQFLYYTLEYTEELLKLTLTKRLVGYNEEVIDMKFIGDDEKFLALATNLEQVRVYDLASMSCSYVLSGHTEIVLCLDTCVSSSGRTLIVTGSKDNSVRLWDSESTSCVGVGIGHMGAVGAIAFSKRKRDFFVSGSSDHTLKVWSMDGLSDNMTEPTNLKAKAVVAAHDKDINSIAVAPNDSLVCSGSQDRTACVWRLPDLVSVVVFKGHKRGIWSVEFSPVDQCVVTASGDKTIRIWAISDGSCLKTFEGHTSSVLRALFVTRGTQIVSCGADGLVKLWTVKTNECVATHDQHEDKVWALAVGRKTEMLATGGSDAVVNLWFDSTAEDKEEAFRKEEEEVLKGQELENAVSDANYTQAIQLAFKLRRPHRLYELFAGLCRKGGAENQIDQALKALDSEELRTLFSYVREWNTKPKLCYVAQFVLFRVFNIFPPTDIVQIKGIGELLEGLIPYSQRHFARIDRLVRSTFLLDYVLSGMSVIEPQTQQLESKALLSEIDIPDKENGVIEEKDHTNENTTAKKRKSHKSKHGSHKKAKDVAYNKVESIPL